A part of Pseudomonas sp. HR96 genomic DNA contains:
- a CDS encoding 5-oxoprolinase subunit PxpA, which translates to MSRLLLNCDIGESFGAWTMGLDAEVMPHIDCANIACGFHAGDPTVMGKTVDLALEHQVQIGAHPAYPDLVGFGRRSMACSADEIRDLLHYQIGALDGICRARGGQVSYVKPHGALYNDMMAKPVQLRAVIEAVARYDRPLPLMLLAMADNRAAQALADEFGVTLWFEAFADRAYDGAGKLVSRALPGAVHHDSKVVLDQALRLARGQSLTASDGSLLWLKPDTLCVHGDNASSVAAVRQIRQSLDALLAP; encoded by the coding sequence GTGAGCCGTCTTCTACTCAACTGCGACATCGGCGAGAGTTTCGGCGCCTGGACCATGGGCCTGGACGCCGAAGTCATGCCCCATATCGATTGCGCCAACATCGCCTGCGGCTTTCACGCCGGCGATCCGACGGTGATGGGCAAGACCGTGGACCTGGCCCTTGAGCACCAGGTGCAGATTGGCGCCCACCCGGCCTATCCCGACCTGGTCGGCTTTGGCCGGCGTTCCATGGCCTGCTCGGCCGACGAGATCCGCGACCTGCTGCACTACCAGATCGGCGCCCTGGACGGCATCTGCCGCGCCCGTGGCGGCCAGGTCAGCTACGTCAAGCCGCACGGCGCGTTGTACAACGACATGATGGCCAAGCCCGTGCAGTTGCGCGCGGTGATCGAGGCCGTGGCGCGCTACGACCGCCCCCTGCCGCTGATGCTGCTGGCCATGGCCGACAACAGGGCGGCGCAGGCGCTGGCCGACGAGTTCGGCGTGACCCTGTGGTTCGAGGCCTTCGCCGACCGCGCCTACGACGGCGCCGGCAAGCTGGTGTCGCGGGCCTTGCCCGGCGCGGTGCATCACGACAGCAAGGTGGTGCTCGACCAGGCCCTGCGCCTGGCGCGCGGGCAAAGCCTCACGGCCAGTGATGGCAGCCTGCTGTGGCTCAAGCCCGACACCCTGTGCGTACATGGCGACAACGCCAGTTCGGTGGCGGCGGTGCGGCAGATTCGCCAATCCCTCGATGCGCTGCTGGCGCCATGA
- a CDS encoding class II glutamine amidotransferase yields the protein MCELLGMSANIPTDIVFSFTGLMQRGGRTGPHRDGWGIAFYEGRGLRLFQDPAASSESEVAQLVQRYPIKSEVVIGHIRQANVGKVCLANTHPFVRELWGRNWCFAHNGQLADFNPTADFYRPVGDTDSEAAFCDLLNRVRGAFPEPVEIQQLLPVLIDACSQYRSQGVFNCLLSDGDWLFCFCSTKLAHITRRAPFGPARLKDVDVIVDFQAETTPNDVVTVIATEPLTENETWNRYQPGDWGLWRQGECIAQGSEA from the coding sequence GCGGTGGCCGCACCGGCCCGCATCGCGATGGCTGGGGCATCGCCTTCTATGAAGGGCGCGGCCTGCGCCTGTTCCAGGACCCGGCGGCGAGCAGCGAGTCCGAGGTCGCGCAGTTGGTGCAGCGCTACCCGATCAAGAGCGAAGTGGTCATCGGCCACATCCGCCAGGCCAACGTCGGCAAGGTCTGCCTGGCCAACACCCACCCGTTCGTGCGCGAGCTGTGGGGGCGCAACTGGTGCTTCGCGCACAACGGCCAGCTGGCGGACTTCAACCCGACGGCCGATTTCTACCGCCCGGTGGGCGATACCGACAGCGAGGCGGCGTTCTGCGACCTGCTCAACCGGGTGCGCGGCGCGTTTCCCGAGCCGGTCGAGATCCAGCAGCTGCTGCCGGTGCTGATCGACGCCTGCAGCCAGTACCGCTCGCAGGGCGTGTTCAACTGCCTGCTCAGCGATGGCGACTGGCTGTTCTGCTTCTGCTCGACCAAGCTGGCGCACATTACCCGTCGGGCACCTTTCGGCCCGGCGCGCCTCAAAGACGTGGACGTGATCGTCGATTTCCAGGCCGAGACCACGCCCAACGACGTGGTCACGGTGATCGCCACCGAGCCTCTGACCGAGAACGAAACCTGGAACCGCTACCAGCCGGGTGACTGGGGCCTGTGGCGCCAGGGCGAGTGCATCGCGCAGGGCTCTGAAGCATAA
- a CDS encoding DUF2937 family protein, with translation MLRSYLRLVLFAFGLLVGVQVPGLINDYSQRVQAHLIEARTSLQGFNDTAQKFFNGDLQALVEHYRSSDDPVFRSDADSIGALLTRSQSLEHEWQALQAPWYARDWHVLVGADPQIRQETLQGYTYQILLSPQAIGWAIALGFLLSWVIESIGVIIGWVFTGGRRRPVISRDTR, from the coding sequence ATGCTGCGAAGCTATCTGCGACTGGTACTGTTTGCCTTCGGCCTGCTGGTGGGTGTGCAGGTGCCCGGCTTGATCAACGACTACAGCCAGCGTGTCCAGGCCCACCTGATCGAGGCGCGCACCAGCCTGCAAGGCTTCAACGACACCGCGCAGAAGTTCTTCAACGGCGACCTGCAGGCACTGGTGGAGCATTACCGCAGCAGCGACGACCCGGTGTTTCGCAGCGACGCCGACAGCATCGGCGCACTGCTGACCCGCAGCCAGTCGCTGGAGCACGAGTGGCAGGCCCTGCAAGCACCCTGGTACGCCCGCGATTGGCATGTGCTGGTGGGCGCCGACCCGCAGATCCGCCAGGAAACCCTGCAGGGCTATACCTACCAGATCCTGCTGTCTCCGCAGGCCATTGGCTGGGCCATCGCGCTGGGCTTCCTGCTGTCCTGGGTCATCGAAAGCATCGGCGTGATCATTGGCTGGGTGTTCACAGGCGGGCGCCGGCGCCCGGTGATTTCCCGCGACACCCGTTAA